Proteins from one Phocoena sinus isolate mPhoSin1 chromosome 8, mPhoSin1.pri, whole genome shotgun sequence genomic window:
- the MADD gene encoding MAP kinase-activating death domain protein isoform X43 has product MVQKKKSCPRLLDYLVIVGARHPSSDSVAQTPELLRRYPLEDHAEFPLPPDVVFFCQPEGCLSVRQRRMSLREDTSFVFTLTDKDTGVTRYGICVNFYRSFQKRVPKEKGEAGAGSRGKEGPHATCISEEVGTESSESGPSLQPPSADSTPDVNQSPRGKHRAKAESRSRNSTLTSLCVLSHYPFFSTFRECLYTLKRLVDCCSERLLGKKLGIPRGIQRDTMWRIFTGSLLVEEKSSALLHDLREIEAWIYRLLRSPVPVSGQKRVDIEVLPQELQQALTFALPDPSRFTLVDFPLHLPLELLGVDACLQVLTCILLEHKVVLQSRDYNALSMSVMAFVAMIYPLEYMFPVIPLLPTCMASAEQLLLAPTPYIIGVPASFFLYKLDFKMPDDVWLVDLDSSRVIAPTNAEVLPILPEPESLELKKHLKQALASMSLNTQPILNLEKFHEGQEIPLLLGRPSNDLQSTPSTEFNPLIYGNDVDSVDVATRVAMVRFFNSPNVLQGFQMHTRTLRLFPRPVVAFQAGSFLASRPRQTPFAEKLARTQAVEYFGEWILNPTNYAFQRIHNNTFDPALIGDKPKWYTHQLQPVHYRVYDSSSHLAEALSVPPEHDSDSDPTDDSGSDSMDYDDSSSSYSSLGDFVSEMMKCDINGDTPNVDPLTHAALGDASEVAIDELQSQKEAEEPGPDSENSQENPPLRSSSSTTASSSPSTVIHGASSEPADSTEMDDKAAVGVSKSLPSVPPSTGKVNVDRHQTEIGEGAQKLLRPNSLKLASDSDAESDSRASSPTSTVSNNSTEGFGGIMSFASSLYRNHSTSFSLSNLTLPTKGAREKTTPFPSLKGNRRALVDQKSSVIKHSPTVKREPPSPQGRSSNSSENQQFLKEVVHSVLDGQGVGWLNTKKVRRLLESEQLRVFVLSKLSRAAQSEDEAQQDIIPDVEVGRKVYKGMLDLLKCTVLSLEQSYAHAGLGGMASIFALLEIAQTHYYSKEPDKRKRSPTESVNTPIGKDPGLAWRGDPKAMAQLRVPQLGPRAPSASGKSPKELDTRSLKEENFVASIGPEVIKPTFDLGETEEKKSQVSADSGVSLTSGPQRTDPDSVLGVSPAVMIRSSSQDSEVSTVSNSSGETLGADSDLSSNAGDGPGGEGGTHLAGSRGTLSDSEIETNSATSAIFGKAHNLKPSVKEKLVGSPVRFSEDVSQRVYLYEGLLGRDKGSMWDQLEDAAMETFSISKERSTLWDQMQFWEDAFLDAVMLEREGMGMDQGPQEMIDRYLSLGEHDRKRLEDDEDRLLATLLHNLISYMLLMKVNKNDIRKKVRRLMGKSHIGLVYSQQINEVLDQLANLNGRDLSIRSSGSRHMKKQTFVVHAGTDTNGDIFFMEVCDDCVVLRSNIGTVYERWWYEKLINMTYCPKTKVLCLWRRNGSETQLNKFYTKKCRELYYCVKDSMERAAARQQSIKPGPELGGEFPVQDMKTGEGGLLQVTLEGINLKFMHNQVFIELNHIKKCNTVRGVFVLEEFVPEIKEVVSHKYKTPMAHEICYSVLCLFSYVAAVRSSEEDLRTPPRPVSS; this is encoded by the exons ATGGTGCAAAAGAAGAAGTCCTGTCCTCGGTTACTTGACTACCTAGTGATCGTAGGGGCCAG GCACCCGAGCAGTGATAGCGTggcccagactccagaactgctACGGCGATACCCGTTAGAGGATCACGCCGAGTTTCCCCTGCCCCCGGATGTCGTGTTCTTCTGCCAGCCGGAGGGCTGCCTGAGTGTGCGACAACGGCGCATGAGCCTGCGTGAGGACACCTCTTTTGTCTTCACTCTCACCGACAAGGACACCGGAGTCACGCGTTATGGCATCTGTGTTAACTTCTACCGCTCCTTCCAAAAGCGCGTGCCTAAGGAAAAGGGGGAGGCCGGGGCAGGGTCCCGTGGGAAGGAAGGACCCCACGCCACCTGCATCTCAGAAGAGGTTGGCACCGAGAGCTCGGAGAGTGGCCCGTCCCTGCAGCCTCCCAGTGCCGACTCTACCCCGGATGTGAACCAGTCTCCTCGGGGCAAACACCGGGCCAAGGCGGAGAGCCGTTCCCGCAACAGCACTCTGACGTCCCTGTGTGTGCTCAGCCATTACCCCTTCTTCTCCACCTTCCGAGAGTGTCTGTACACCCTCAAACGTCTGGTGGACTGCTGTAGTGAGCGACTGCTGGGCAAGAAACTGGGCATCCCTCGAGGCATACAAAG GGACACCATGTGGCGCATCTTTACTGGATCGTTGTTAGTGGAGGAGAAGTCAAGTGCCCTTCTGCACGACCTTCGAGAGATTGAGGCCTGGATCTATCGATTGCTGCGCTCCCCAGTACCCGTCTCAGGGCAGAAGCGAGTGGACATTGAGGTCCTGCCCCAGGAGCTCCAGCAAGCTCTGACCTTTGCGCTTCCAGACCCCTCTCGATTCACCCTAGTGGATTTCCCACTGCACCTTCCCTTGGAACTTCTGGGTGTGGATGCCTGTCTTCAGGTGCTAACCTGCATCCTGTTAGAGCACAAG GTGGTGCTGCAGTCCCGAGACTACAACGCACTCTCCATGTCTGTGATGGCATTTGTGGCAATGATTTATCCCTTGGAGTATATGTTTCCTGTTATTCCACTGCTGCCCACCTGCATGGCGTCCGCAGAACAG CTGCTGTTGGCTCCGACGCCGTACATCATCGGTGTCCCTGCCAGCTTCTTCCTCTACAAACTGGACTTCAAAATGCCTGATGACGTATGGCTAGTGGATCTGGACAGCAGTAGG GTGATTGCCCCCACCAATGCAGAAGTGCTGCCTATCCTTCCAGAACCAGAATCACTAGAgttgaaaaaacatttaaaacag GCCCTCGCCAGCATGAGTCTCAACACCCAGCCCATCCTCAATCTGGAGAAATTCCACGAAGGCCAGGAGATCCCTCTTCTCTTGGGAAGGCCTTCTAATGACCTGCAGTCTACACCTTCCACTGAATTCAACCCACTCATCTATGGCAACGATGTGGACTCTGTGGATGTCGCAACCAG AGTGGCCATGGTCCGTTTCTTCAACTCCCCCAACGTGCTGCAGGGCTTTCAGATGCACACGCGTACCCTGCGTCTCTTCCCCCGGCCCGTGGTAGCTTTCCAAGCTGGCTCCTTTCTAGCCTCACGTCCCCGGCAGACTCCTTTTGCTGAGAAACTGGCCAGGACTCAGGCTGTGGAGTACTTTGGAGAATGGATCCTCAACCCCACCAACTATGCCTTTCAGCGGATTCACAACA ACACATTCGATCCAGCCCTGATAGGCGACAAGCCGAAGTGGTACACCCACCAGCTGCAGCCTGTCCACTATCGAGTGTATGACAGCAGTTCCCACCTGGCCGAGGCGCTGAGCGTGCCGCCGGAGCACGACTCTGACTCTGACCCTACTGATGACAG CGGCAGTGATAGTATGGATTATGATGACTCAAGCTCTTCTTACTCTTCCCTTGGTGACTTTGTCAGTGAGATGATGAAATGTGACATCAATGGTGATACTCCTA ACGTGGATCCTCTGACACACGCGGCACTGGGGGATGCCAGTGAGGTAGCTATTGATGAGCTCCAGAGccagaaggaagcagaggaaCCTGGCCCAGACAGCGAGAACTCTCAGGAAAACCCCCCTCTGCGTTCCAGCTCCAGCACCACCGCCAGCAGTAGCCCCAGCACCGTTATCCATGGAGCCAGTTCT GAACCTGCCGACTCAACGGAGATGGATGATAAGGCAGCAGTAGGCGTCTCCAAGTCCCTCCCCAGCGTGCCTCCCAGCACTGGCAAAGTGAACGTGGACAGGCATCAGACAGAAATTGGAGAGGG GGCTCAAAAGCTGCTGCGGCCCAACAGCTTGAAACTGGCAAGTGACTCAGATGCAGAGTCAGACTCCCGAGCGAGCTCGCCCACCTCCACCGTCTCCAACAACAGCACTGAGGGCTTCGGGGGCATCATGTCTTTTGCCA GCAGTCTGTATCGGAACCACAGTACGAGCTTCAGTCTTTCAAATCTCACACTGCCTACCAAAGGAGCGCGAGAGAAAACCACGCCCTTCCCCAGTCTGAAAG GAAACAGGAGGGCCTTAGTGGACCAGAAGTCATCGGTCATTAAACACAGCCCAACAGTGAAAAGAGAGCCTCCATCACCTCAGGGTCGATCCAGCAATTCTAg TGAGAACCAGCAGTTCCTGAAGGAGGTGGTGCACAGCGTGCTGGACGGCCAGGGAGTCGGCTGGCTCAACACGAAGAAGGTGCGACGGCTGCTGGAGAGCGAGCAGCTTAGAGTCTTCGTCCTGAGCAAGCTGAGCCGCGCGGCGCAGTCAGAGGACGAGGCCCAGCAGGACATCATCCCAGATGTG GAGGTCGGTCGGAAGGTGTACAAGGGCATGTTAGACCTGCTCAAGTGCACGGTCCTCAGTCTGGAGCAGTCCTACGCCCACGCAGGTCTGGGTGGCATGGCCAGCATCTTTGCGCTTCTGGAGATCGCCCAGACCCACTACTATAGTAAAG AACCAGACAAGCGGAAGAGAAGTCCAACAGAGAGTGTAAATACACCAATTGGCAAGGATCCTGGCCTGGCTTGGCGGGGGGACCCAAAGGCCATGGCACAGCTGAGAGTCCCCCAGCTGGGACCTCGGGCACCAAGTGCCTCAGGAAAGAGTCCCAAGGAACTGGACACCAGAAGTCTAAAGGAGGAGAACTTTGTAGCATCCATCG GGCCTGAAGTAATCAAACCCACCTTTGACCTTGGtgagacagaggagaaaaagtCCCAAGTCAGCGCAGACAGTGGTGTGAGCCTGACGTCTGGTCCCCAG AGGACTGATCCAGATTCTGTCCTTGGTGTGAGTCCAGCCGTTATGATCCGAAGCTCGAGTCAGGACTCTGAAGTTAGCACC gtGAGTAATAGCTCTGGAGAGACCCTCGGAGCGGACAGTGACCTGAGCAGCAATGCAGGTGATGGCCCAGGCGGTGAGGGCGGCACCCACTTGGCAGGCTCTAGAGGCACGTTGTCTGATAGTGAAATTGAAACCAACTCTGCCACCAGTGCCATCTTT GGTAAAGCCCACAACTTGAAGCCAAGTGTAAAGGAGAAGCTGGTGGGCAGCCCAGTTCGCTTTTCTGAAGATGTAAGCCAGCGAGTCTATCTCTACGAGGGACTCCTAG GAAGGGACAAAGGATCGATGTGGGACCAGTTAGAGGATGCTGCTATGGAGACCTTTTCTATAA GCAAAGAGCGTTCTACTTTATGGGACCAAATGCAGTTCTGGGAAGATGCGTTCTTAGATGCTGTGATGTTGGAGAGAGAGGGGATGGGTATGGACCAGGGTCCCCAGGAAATGATAGACAG GTACCTGTCCCTAGGAGAACATGACCGGAAGCGCCTAGAGGATGATGAAGATCGTTTGCTGGCCACGCTCTTGCACAACCTCATCTCCTACATGCTGCTGATGAAG GTAAATAAGAATGATATCCGGAAGAAGGTGAGGCGCCTGATGGGAAAGTCGCATATTGGGCTTGTGTACAGCCAGCAAATCAACGAAGTGCTTGACCAGCTGGCAAACCTG AATGGACGAGATCTCTCTATCCGGTCCAGTGGCAGCCGGCACATGAAGAAGCAGACATTTGTGGTACATGCGGGGACAGACACAAATGGAGATATCTTTTTCATGGAG GTGTGTGACGACTGCGTGGTGCTACGTAGTAACATCGGGACAGTGTACGAGCGCTGGTGGTATGAGAAGCTCATCAACATGACCTACTGTCCCAAGACCAAGGTGCTATGCTTGTGGCGTAGAAACGGCTCTGAGACCCAGCTCAACAAATTCTATACTAAGAAG TGCCGGGAGCTGTACTACTGCGTGAAGGATAGCATGGAGCGCGCTGCCGCCCGACAGCAGAGCATCAAACCCG GGCCGGAGCTGGGTGGCGAGTTCCCCGTGCAGGACATGAAGACTGGCGAGGGTGGCTTGCTGCAGGTCACCCTAGAAGGGATCAATCTCAAGTTCATGCACAACCAG GTTTTCATAGAGCTGAATCACATTAAAAAGTGCAATACAGTTCGAGGCGTCTTTGTCCTGGAGGAATTTG
- the MADD gene encoding MAP kinase-activating death domain protein isoform X31 → MVQKKKSCPRLLDYLVIVGARHPSSDSVAQTPELLRRYPLEDHAEFPLPPDVVFFCQPEGCLSVRQRRMSLREDTSFVFTLTDKDTGVTRYGICVNFYRSFQKRVPKEKGEAGAGSRGKEGPHATCISEEVGTESSESGPSLQPPSADSTPDVNQSPRGKHRAKAESRSRNSTLTSLCVLSHYPFFSTFRECLYTLKRLVDCCSERLLGKKLGIPRGIQRDTMWRIFTGSLLVEEKSSALLHDLREIEAWIYRLLRSPVPVSGQKRVDIEVLPQELQQALTFALPDPSRFTLVDFPLHLPLELLGVDACLQVLTCILLEHKVVLQSRDYNALSMSVMAFVAMIYPLEYMFPVIPLLPTCMASAEQLLLAPTPYIIGVPASFFLYKLDFKMPDDVWLVDLDSSRVIAPTNAEVLPILPEPESLELKKHLKQALASMSLNTQPILNLEKFHEGQEIPLLLGRPSNDLQSTPSTEFNPLIYGNDVDSVDVATRVAMVRFFNSPNVLQGFQMHTRTLRLFPRPVVAFQAGSFLASRPRQTPFAEKLARTQAVEYFGEWILNPTNYAFQRIHNNTFDPALIGDKPKWYTHQLQPVHYRVYDSSSHLAEALSVPPEHDSDSDPTDDSGSDSMDYDDSSSSYSSLGDFVSEMMKCDINGDTPNVDPLTHAALGDASEVAIDELQSQKEAEEPGPDSENSQENPPLRSSSSTTASSSPSTVIHGASSEPADSTEMDDKAAVGVSKSLPSVPPSTGKVNVDRHQTEIGEGAQKLLRPNSLKLASDSDAESDSRASSPTSTVSNNSTEGFGGIMSFASSLYRNHSTSFSLSNLTLPTKGAREKTTPFPSLKGNRRALVDQKSSVIKHSPTVKREPPSPQGRSSNSSENQQFLKEVVHSVLDGQGVGWLNTKKVRRLLESEQLRVFVLSKLSRAAQSEDEAQQDIIPDVEVGRKVYKGMLDLLKCTVLSLEQSYAHAGLGGMASIFALLEIAQTHYYSKEPDKRKRSPTESVNTPIGKDPGLAWRGDPKAMAQLRVPQLGPRAPSASGKSPKELDTRSLKEENFVASIGPEVIKPTFDLGETEEKKSQVSADSGVSLTSGPQRTDPDSVLGVSPAVMIRSSSQDSEVSTVVSNSSGETLGADSDLSSNAGDGPGGEGGTHLAGSRGTLSDSEIETNSATSAIFGKAHNLKPSVKEKLVGSPVRFSEDVSQRVYLYEGLLGKERSTLWDQMQFWEDAFLDAVMLEREGMGMDQGPQEMIDRYLSLGEHDRKRLEDDEDRLLATLLHNLISYMLLMKVNKNDIRKKVRRLMGKSHIGLVYSQQINEVLDQLANLNGRDLSIRSSGSRHMKKQTFVVHAGTDTNGDIFFMEVCDDCVVLRSNIGTVYERWWYEKLINMTYCPKTKVLCLWRRNGSETQLNKFYTKKCRELYYCVKDSMERAAARQQSIKPGPELGGEFPVQDMKTGEGGLLQVTLEGINLKFMHNQVFIELNHIKKCNTVRGVFVLEEFVPEIKEVVSHKYKTPMAHEICYSVLCLFSYVAAVRSSEEDLRTPPRPVSS, encoded by the exons ATGGTGCAAAAGAAGAAGTCCTGTCCTCGGTTACTTGACTACCTAGTGATCGTAGGGGCCAG GCACCCGAGCAGTGATAGCGTggcccagactccagaactgctACGGCGATACCCGTTAGAGGATCACGCCGAGTTTCCCCTGCCCCCGGATGTCGTGTTCTTCTGCCAGCCGGAGGGCTGCCTGAGTGTGCGACAACGGCGCATGAGCCTGCGTGAGGACACCTCTTTTGTCTTCACTCTCACCGACAAGGACACCGGAGTCACGCGTTATGGCATCTGTGTTAACTTCTACCGCTCCTTCCAAAAGCGCGTGCCTAAGGAAAAGGGGGAGGCCGGGGCAGGGTCCCGTGGGAAGGAAGGACCCCACGCCACCTGCATCTCAGAAGAGGTTGGCACCGAGAGCTCGGAGAGTGGCCCGTCCCTGCAGCCTCCCAGTGCCGACTCTACCCCGGATGTGAACCAGTCTCCTCGGGGCAAACACCGGGCCAAGGCGGAGAGCCGTTCCCGCAACAGCACTCTGACGTCCCTGTGTGTGCTCAGCCATTACCCCTTCTTCTCCACCTTCCGAGAGTGTCTGTACACCCTCAAACGTCTGGTGGACTGCTGTAGTGAGCGACTGCTGGGCAAGAAACTGGGCATCCCTCGAGGCATACAAAG GGACACCATGTGGCGCATCTTTACTGGATCGTTGTTAGTGGAGGAGAAGTCAAGTGCCCTTCTGCACGACCTTCGAGAGATTGAGGCCTGGATCTATCGATTGCTGCGCTCCCCAGTACCCGTCTCAGGGCAGAAGCGAGTGGACATTGAGGTCCTGCCCCAGGAGCTCCAGCAAGCTCTGACCTTTGCGCTTCCAGACCCCTCTCGATTCACCCTAGTGGATTTCCCACTGCACCTTCCCTTGGAACTTCTGGGTGTGGATGCCTGTCTTCAGGTGCTAACCTGCATCCTGTTAGAGCACAAG GTGGTGCTGCAGTCCCGAGACTACAACGCACTCTCCATGTCTGTGATGGCATTTGTGGCAATGATTTATCCCTTGGAGTATATGTTTCCTGTTATTCCACTGCTGCCCACCTGCATGGCGTCCGCAGAACAG CTGCTGTTGGCTCCGACGCCGTACATCATCGGTGTCCCTGCCAGCTTCTTCCTCTACAAACTGGACTTCAAAATGCCTGATGACGTATGGCTAGTGGATCTGGACAGCAGTAGG GTGATTGCCCCCACCAATGCAGAAGTGCTGCCTATCCTTCCAGAACCAGAATCACTAGAgttgaaaaaacatttaaaacag GCCCTCGCCAGCATGAGTCTCAACACCCAGCCCATCCTCAATCTGGAGAAATTCCACGAAGGCCAGGAGATCCCTCTTCTCTTGGGAAGGCCTTCTAATGACCTGCAGTCTACACCTTCCACTGAATTCAACCCACTCATCTATGGCAACGATGTGGACTCTGTGGATGTCGCAACCAG AGTGGCCATGGTCCGTTTCTTCAACTCCCCCAACGTGCTGCAGGGCTTTCAGATGCACACGCGTACCCTGCGTCTCTTCCCCCGGCCCGTGGTAGCTTTCCAAGCTGGCTCCTTTCTAGCCTCACGTCCCCGGCAGACTCCTTTTGCTGAGAAACTGGCCAGGACTCAGGCTGTGGAGTACTTTGGAGAATGGATCCTCAACCCCACCAACTATGCCTTTCAGCGGATTCACAACA ACACATTCGATCCAGCCCTGATAGGCGACAAGCCGAAGTGGTACACCCACCAGCTGCAGCCTGTCCACTATCGAGTGTATGACAGCAGTTCCCACCTGGCCGAGGCGCTGAGCGTGCCGCCGGAGCACGACTCTGACTCTGACCCTACTGATGACAG CGGCAGTGATAGTATGGATTATGATGACTCAAGCTCTTCTTACTCTTCCCTTGGTGACTTTGTCAGTGAGATGATGAAATGTGACATCAATGGTGATACTCCTA ACGTGGATCCTCTGACACACGCGGCACTGGGGGATGCCAGTGAGGTAGCTATTGATGAGCTCCAGAGccagaaggaagcagaggaaCCTGGCCCAGACAGCGAGAACTCTCAGGAAAACCCCCCTCTGCGTTCCAGCTCCAGCACCACCGCCAGCAGTAGCCCCAGCACCGTTATCCATGGAGCCAGTTCT GAACCTGCCGACTCAACGGAGATGGATGATAAGGCAGCAGTAGGCGTCTCCAAGTCCCTCCCCAGCGTGCCTCCCAGCACTGGCAAAGTGAACGTGGACAGGCATCAGACAGAAATTGGAGAGGG GGCTCAAAAGCTGCTGCGGCCCAACAGCTTGAAACTGGCAAGTGACTCAGATGCAGAGTCAGACTCCCGAGCGAGCTCGCCCACCTCCACCGTCTCCAACAACAGCACTGAGGGCTTCGGGGGCATCATGTCTTTTGCCA GCAGTCTGTATCGGAACCACAGTACGAGCTTCAGTCTTTCAAATCTCACACTGCCTACCAAAGGAGCGCGAGAGAAAACCACGCCCTTCCCCAGTCTGAAAG GAAACAGGAGGGCCTTAGTGGACCAGAAGTCATCGGTCATTAAACACAGCCCAACAGTGAAAAGAGAGCCTCCATCACCTCAGGGTCGATCCAGCAATTCTAg TGAGAACCAGCAGTTCCTGAAGGAGGTGGTGCACAGCGTGCTGGACGGCCAGGGAGTCGGCTGGCTCAACACGAAGAAGGTGCGACGGCTGCTGGAGAGCGAGCAGCTTAGAGTCTTCGTCCTGAGCAAGCTGAGCCGCGCGGCGCAGTCAGAGGACGAGGCCCAGCAGGACATCATCCCAGATGTG GAGGTCGGTCGGAAGGTGTACAAGGGCATGTTAGACCTGCTCAAGTGCACGGTCCTCAGTCTGGAGCAGTCCTACGCCCACGCAGGTCTGGGTGGCATGGCCAGCATCTTTGCGCTTCTGGAGATCGCCCAGACCCACTACTATAGTAAAG AACCAGACAAGCGGAAGAGAAGTCCAACAGAGAGTGTAAATACACCAATTGGCAAGGATCCTGGCCTGGCTTGGCGGGGGGACCCAAAGGCCATGGCACAGCTGAGAGTCCCCCAGCTGGGACCTCGGGCACCAAGTGCCTCAGGAAAGAGTCCCAAGGAACTGGACACCAGAAGTCTAAAGGAGGAGAACTTTGTAGCATCCATCG GGCCTGAAGTAATCAAACCCACCTTTGACCTTGGtgagacagaggagaaaaagtCCCAAGTCAGCGCAGACAGTGGTGTGAGCCTGACGTCTGGTCCCCAG AGGACTGATCCAGATTCTGTCCTTGGTGTGAGTCCAGCCGTTATGATCCGAAGCTCGAGTCAGGACTCTGAAGTTAGCACCGTG gtGAGTAATAGCTCTGGAGAGACCCTCGGAGCGGACAGTGACCTGAGCAGCAATGCAGGTGATGGCCCAGGCGGTGAGGGCGGCACCCACTTGGCAGGCTCTAGAGGCACGTTGTCTGATAGTGAAATTGAAACCAACTCTGCCACCAGTGCCATCTTT GGTAAAGCCCACAACTTGAAGCCAAGTGTAAAGGAGAAGCTGGTGGGCAGCCCAGTTCGCTTTTCTGAAGATGTAAGCCAGCGAGTCTATCTCTACGAGGGACTCCTAG GCAAAGAGCGTTCTACTTTATGGGACCAAATGCAGTTCTGGGAAGATGCGTTCTTAGATGCTGTGATGTTGGAGAGAGAGGGGATGGGTATGGACCAGGGTCCCCAGGAAATGATAGACAG GTACCTGTCCCTAGGAGAACATGACCGGAAGCGCCTAGAGGATGATGAAGATCGTTTGCTGGCCACGCTCTTGCACAACCTCATCTCCTACATGCTGCTGATGAAG GTAAATAAGAATGATATCCGGAAGAAGGTGAGGCGCCTGATGGGAAAGTCGCATATTGGGCTTGTGTACAGCCAGCAAATCAACGAAGTGCTTGACCAGCTGGCAAACCTG AATGGACGAGATCTCTCTATCCGGTCCAGTGGCAGCCGGCACATGAAGAAGCAGACATTTGTGGTACATGCGGGGACAGACACAAATGGAGATATCTTTTTCATGGAG GTGTGTGACGACTGCGTGGTGCTACGTAGTAACATCGGGACAGTGTACGAGCGCTGGTGGTATGAGAAGCTCATCAACATGACCTACTGTCCCAAGACCAAGGTGCTATGCTTGTGGCGTAGAAACGGCTCTGAGACCCAGCTCAACAAATTCTATACTAAGAAG TGCCGGGAGCTGTACTACTGCGTGAAGGATAGCATGGAGCGCGCTGCCGCCCGACAGCAGAGCATCAAACCCG GGCCGGAGCTGGGTGGCGAGTTCCCCGTGCAGGACATGAAGACTGGCGAGGGTGGCTTGCTGCAGGTCACCCTAGAAGGGATCAATCTCAAGTTCATGCACAACCAG GTTTTCATAGAGCTGAATCACATTAAAAAGTGCAATACAGTTCGAGGCGTCTTTGTCCTGGAGGAATTTG